The following are from one region of the Pelagibius sp. CAU 1746 genome:
- a CDS encoding oligopeptide/dipeptide ABC transporter ATP-binding protein, which yields MSAPHPSDPARSPAERRMILEARDVSKRFVKRLDLAGKIAQRLGSSIHEEIVHAVDGVSLSIGAGEVLGLVGESGCGKSTFGRMVAGILPPSEGFLSFDGKPVWNDGKVTARDTALAVQMIFQDPFASLDPRMRVEDIVGEAPLVHGLVPRKEVGDYVAEVMLRVGLDPDFRRRYPHQFSGGQRQRIGIARALAVKPRFLVCDEAIAALDVSIQAQVINLFMDLRQDLDLTYLFISHDLSVVEHIADRVVIMYLGRVVEIAATEDIFDDPNHPYTQALLSEVPRIELRKRDYQPVKGEIPSPLDPPPGCHFHPRCPHATERCRAERPALREIAPGRWSACHLND from the coding sequence ATGAGCGCGCCCCACCCGAGCGATCCGGCCCGGAGCCCCGCGGAGCGGCGTATGATCCTGGAGGCCCGGGACGTCAGCAAACGCTTCGTGAAGCGTCTCGACCTGGCCGGCAAGATCGCTCAGCGCCTCGGCTCCTCGATCCACGAGGAGATCGTGCACGCGGTCGACGGCGTCAGCCTCTCCATCGGCGCCGGCGAAGTCCTCGGACTGGTCGGCGAGTCCGGTTGCGGCAAGTCGACCTTCGGACGCATGGTCGCCGGCATCCTGCCTCCCAGCGAGGGCTTCCTGAGTTTCGACGGCAAGCCGGTCTGGAACGACGGCAAGGTCACGGCGCGGGACACCGCCCTGGCGGTGCAGATGATCTTCCAGGACCCCTTCGCCTCCCTGGACCCGCGCATGCGCGTCGAGGACATCGTCGGCGAGGCGCCCCTGGTGCACGGCTTGGTGCCGCGCAAGGAGGTCGGCGACTACGTTGCCGAGGTCATGCTGCGCGTCGGCCTGGACCCGGACTTCCGCCGCCGATACCCGCACCAGTTCTCCGGCGGCCAGCGCCAGCGCATCGGCATCGCCCGCGCCCTGGCGGTGAAGCCGCGCTTCCTGGTCTGCGACGAGGCCATCGCCGCCCTGGACGTCTCGATCCAGGCGCAGGTCATCAACCTCTTCATGGACCTGCGCCAGGACCTGGATCTCACCTACCTCTTCATCAGTCACGACCTCTCGGTGGTGGAGCACATCGCCGACAGGGTCGTCATCATGTACCTGGGCCGGGTGGTGGAGATCGCCGCCACCGAGGACATCTTCGACGACCCCAATCATCCCTACACCCAGGCGCTGCTGTCCGAGGTGCCGCGCATCGAACTGCGCAAGCGCGACTACCAGCCGGTCAAGGGCGAGATCCCCTCGCCCCTCGACCCGCCGCCGGGCTGCCACTTCCATCCGCGCTGCCCCCACGCGACGGAGCGCTGCCGCGCCGAACGGCCGGCTCTGCGGGAAATCGCCCCCGGACGCTGGTCCGCCTGCCACCTGAACGATTGA
- a CDS encoding PLP-dependent transferase has protein sequence MDFTKNPETAVLHCGYRADPATNAVAVPIYQTTSYQFEDTGHARRLFALEEMGNIYTRVMNPTNDAFEQRMAALEGGAAALAVSSGQAATTLSILNIAGSGDNIVSATGLYGGTWNLFANTLKTLGIEVRFVDASDPENFRRATDERTRAYYAETLPNPMLKVFPIAEVAVIGEELGVPLILDNTAAPVICRPIDHGAHIVVYSCTKYIGGHGNSIGGVIVDGGRFDWEKHARRFPMLNQPDPSYHGAVWTEATKPMGPVAYIVKARCTLLRDLGTALSPFNTFNFIQGLETLPLRMREHCRNAQAVADYLAGHPLVKKVIYPGMSASDSQERVERYLSGGRGGLVGFELENDDPEAGARFIDSLQMVYHVANIGDTRTLAIHPASSTHQQLSAEDQLATGVTPGYLRLSVGIENIEDILADIGQALDATADAKAAAA, from the coding sequence ATGGATTTCACCAAGAACCCCGAAACCGCCGTTCTGCACTGCGGCTACCGCGCCGACCCGGCGACCAATGCGGTGGCGGTGCCGATCTACCAGACCACCTCCTACCAGTTCGAGGACACGGGCCACGCCCGCCGGCTCTTCGCGCTGGAGGAAATGGGCAACATCTACACCCGCGTCATGAACCCGACCAACGATGCCTTCGAACAGCGCATGGCGGCATTGGAAGGCGGCGCGGCGGCGCTCGCGGTCAGCTCCGGGCAGGCGGCGACGACGCTCTCCATTCTCAACATCGCCGGCAGCGGCGACAATATCGTCAGCGCGACCGGCCTCTACGGCGGCACCTGGAACCTCTTCGCCAACACCCTGAAGACCCTGGGGATCGAGGTCCGTTTCGTCGACGCTTCCGATCCGGAAAACTTCCGCCGGGCGACCGACGAGCGCACCCGCGCCTACTACGCCGAGACCCTGCCGAACCCCATGCTGAAGGTCTTTCCCATCGCTGAGGTCGCGGTCATCGGCGAGGAGCTGGGCGTGCCCCTGATCCTCGACAACACTGCCGCGCCGGTGATCTGCCGTCCCATCGACCACGGTGCCCACATCGTCGTCTATTCTTGCACAAAGTACATCGGCGGCCATGGCAACTCGATCGGCGGCGTCATCGTCGACGGCGGCCGCTTCGACTGGGAGAAGCACGCCCGGCGCTTCCCCATGTTGAACCAGCCGGACCCGAGTTACCACGGTGCGGTCTGGACCGAGGCGACGAAGCCCATGGGTCCCGTGGCCTATATCGTGAAGGCACGCTGCACCTTGCTGCGCGACCTCGGCACGGCGCTCAGCCCCTTCAACACCTTCAACTTCATCCAGGGTCTGGAGACGCTGCCTCTGCGCATGCGCGAGCATTGCAGGAACGCCCAGGCGGTGGCCGACTACCTGGCCGGCCACCCGCTGGTCAAGAAGGTGATCTATCCGGGCATGAGCGCTTCCGATTCGCAGGAGCGCGTCGAGCGCTACCTCTCCGGCGGGCGCGGCGGCCTGGTCGGCTTCGAGTTGGAGAACGACGACCCCGAGGCCGGCGCCCGCTTCATCGACTCGCTGCAGATGGTCTATCACGTGGCCAACATCGGTGACACGCGCACTTTGGCCATCCATCCTGCCAGCTCGACGCACCAGCAGCTCAGCGCCGAGGACCAGCTCGCCACCGGGGTGACGCCGGGCTACCTGCGCCTCTCGGTCGGCATCGAGAATATCGAAGACATCCTAGCCGACATCGGCCAGGCCCTCGACGCCACCGCCGACGCCAAGGCGGCAGCGGCGTAA
- a CDS encoding alpha/beta hydrolase: MTTMSTAGTPTHPFPAGQVSARWIGNDLPVVALHSSASTGGQWRSLVECFAGKRQVVTPDLPGYGFAAAPEPHDRADCLAAEAAAVLRAVGPSAPAFHLVGHSYGGAVALKIALAYPWRVRSLTLIEPVVFHLLPQGGSDADKRLYRGVLGVRDRLRGAVAAGWPAYGMAAFVDFWNGAGTWDRCEAAQRQRLSAQARAVMRNFASVLGETWPLSDLTRLAMPLLTVTGETSPEVGRRVTDKLVDAAPEVTAARVFGAGHMAPLTHAEAVNTLIERHVDSADALAAASRRASAA; encoded by the coding sequence ATGACGACGATGTCGACGGCCGGGACCCCGACCCATCCGTTTCCCGCCGGGCAGGTCTCCGCCCGCTGGATCGGAAACGACCTGCCGGTGGTGGCGTTGCATTCCTCCGCCTCCACCGGCGGCCAGTGGCGCTCCCTGGTGGAATGCTTCGCCGGCAAGCGCCAGGTAGTGACGCCGGACTTGCCGGGCTACGGCTTCGCCGCGGCGCCTGAGCCGCACGATCGTGCCGACTGCCTCGCCGCCGAGGCGGCGGCGGTGCTGCGGGCGGTCGGCCCCTCGGCCCCGGCCTTTCACCTGGTCGGGCATTCCTACGGCGGTGCCGTGGCCTTGAAGATTGCGCTGGCCTATCCCTGGCGGGTGCGCAGCCTGACCCTCATCGAGCCGGTGGTCTTCCACCTGTTGCCGCAAGGCGGCAGTGACGCCGACAAGCGTCTCTACCGTGGCGTCCTGGGGGTGCGGGACCGGCTGCGCGGGGCGGTGGCGGCCGGCTGGCCCGCCTACGGCATGGCGGCCTTCGTCGACTTCTGGAACGGCGCCGGCACCTGGGACCGCTGCGAGGCCGCCCAGCGTCAACGCCTCTCGGCACAGGCCCGGGCGGTGATGCGCAACTTCGCCAGCGTGCTGGGCGAGACTTGGCCGCTGTCGGATCTGACCCGCCTCGCCATGCCGCTTCTGACCGTCACCGGAGAGACCTCGCCGGAAGTCGGACGGCGCGTGACCGACAAGCTGGTCGATGCGGCGCCCGAGGTGACGGCGGCCCGGGTCTTCGGCGCCGGCCACATGGCGCCGCTGACCCATGCCGAAGCGGTCAATACCCTGATCGAGCGGCACGTCGACTCTGCCGACGCGCTGGCCGCGGCGTCGCGGCGCGCTTCAGCGGCGTGA
- a CDS encoding YtoQ family protein yields the protein MSERLWKVYLSGEIHSDWREQIAEGVAEAGLPVRLDAPITVHEDSDDCGAVILGEEENPFWRDQKGSRMNAIRTRTLIAEADVVVVRFGDKYKQWNAAFDAGTAAALGKSLITLHDPALTHALKEVDGAALAVCETPQQVVQTLAYVIRGALPGRSSSLAAE from the coding sequence ATGAGCGAAAGGCTTTGGAAAGTCTATCTTTCCGGCGAAATCCATTCCGACTGGCGCGAGCAGATCGCCGAGGGCGTGGCCGAGGCCGGCCTGCCGGTCCGCCTCGATGCGCCGATCACCGTGCACGAGGACAGCGACGACTGCGGCGCGGTCATCCTGGGCGAGGAGGAGAATCCCTTCTGGCGCGACCAGAAGGGTTCGCGCATGAACGCCATCCGCACCCGCACCCTGATCGCCGAGGCCGACGTCGTGGTGGTGCGCTTCGGCGACAAGTACAAGCAGTGGAACGCGGCCTTCGACGCGGGCACGGCGGCGGCGCTGGGCAAGTCGCTCATCACCCTGCACGATCCGGCGCTGACCCACGCGCTGAAGGAAGTCGACGGCGCGGCGCTGGCGGTCTGCGAGACGCCGCAGCAGGTGGTGCAGACCCTGGCCTACGTCATCCGCGGCGCACTGCCCGGCCGCAGTTCCTCCCTGGCGGCGGAGTAA
- a CDS encoding aspartate/glutamate racemase family protein produces the protein MRQRIVIVNPNSTAAVTEGISAAVAPLRAAQGPEIDCVTLEEGPPGIETQAQIDAVVPPLLARLKREAADASVIACFSDPGLQAARAETGRPVFGIAESGFRKALTLRPRFGILAILEASSVRHRRYVAALGLSESFAGSLPLDLGVLELQDRDRTFGRMVDVGRALRDDKGAEVLVLGCAGMPQYRDDLAEELGLPVVEPCRTAAEAALAALQSAGAAAP, from the coding sequence ATGCGCCAACGTATCGTCATCGTGAATCCCAACTCGACCGCGGCGGTGACCGAGGGCATCAGCGCGGCGGTGGCGCCGCTGCGCGCCGCGCAAGGCCCTGAGATCGACTGCGTGACCCTGGAAGAGGGGCCGCCGGGGATCGAGACCCAGGCGCAGATCGACGCCGTGGTGCCGCCGCTCTTGGCGCGGCTGAAGCGGGAGGCCGCCGACGCCTCGGTGATCGCCTGCTTCAGCGATCCGGGCCTTCAGGCGGCACGGGCAGAGACCGGGCGGCCGGTCTTCGGCATCGCCGAGAGCGGTTTCCGCAAGGCCCTGACCTTGAGGCCGCGCTTCGGCATTCTCGCCATCCTCGAGGCGTCGTCGGTCCGGCACCGGCGCTACGTTGCCGCACTGGGCCTGTCCGAGAGTTTCGCCGGCAGCCTGCCCTTGGACCTGGGCGTGCTGGAGTTGCAGGACCGGGATCGCACCTTCGGCCGTATGGTCGACGTTGGCCGGGCGCTCCGGGATGACAAGGGCGCCGAGGTTCTGGTGCTGGGCTGCGCCGGGATGCCGCAATACCGCGACGACCTGGCGGAAGAACTCGGCCTGCCGGTTGTCGAGCCCTGCCGCACCGCCGCCGAGGCGGCCCTGGCGGCGCTGCAATCGGCGGGGGCTGCGGCCCCCTGA
- a CDS encoding N-formylglutamate amidohydrolase: MTESAAPFDERAYDLRLPEGQEAPLLLDSPHSGRVYPADFRTRVSEPVLRGAEDWMVDDLVGEAPLEGATLLAARFPRAYIDPNRRLDDIDPALIDGTWHEPLNPGPKTALGIGLFRAKTNDGQPLLAGPLSVDGLRARIERCWRPYRQTLSETLDRLHARHGAVWHIDMHSMKSVGTAITPDGPGARRPDMVIGDLEGESCAPDFTALVVESLRAKGYSVAVNDPYKGAEIIRTCGRPAENRHSLQIEMSRALYMDEATIAAGPGYAKLKADLRQLVAEVAAWTRDVKAA, encoded by the coding sequence ATGACCGAGAGCGCCGCCCCCTTCGACGAAAGGGCCTACGACCTCCGCCTGCCCGAGGGGCAGGAAGCGCCGCTGCTCCTCGACTCGCCCCATTCCGGCCGCGTCTATCCCGCCGACTTCCGGACCCGGGTGTCGGAACCGGTGCTACGCGGCGCCGAGGACTGGATGGTCGACGACCTGGTCGGCGAGGCGCCGCTGGAGGGCGCGACCTTGCTGGCCGCCCGCTTCCCGCGCGCCTATATCGACCCGAACCGGCGCCTCGACGACATCGACCCGGCGCTGATCGACGGCACTTGGCACGAGCCGCTGAACCCCGGCCCCAAGACCGCGCTGGGCATCGGCCTGTTCCGCGCCAAGACCAATGACGGCCAGCCGCTGCTCGCCGGGCCGCTGTCGGTGGATGGTCTGCGGGCGCGCATCGAGCGCTGCTGGCGGCCCTACCGGCAGACTCTCAGCGAGACGCTGGACCGCCTGCACGCCCGCCACGGCGCTGTCTGGCACATCGACATGCACTCCATGAAGTCGGTGGGCACGGCGATCACGCCGGACGGGCCCGGCGCGCGCCGCCCCGACATGGTGATCGGCGACCTGGAGGGCGAGAGCTGCGCCCCGGACTTCACCGCCCTGGTGGTGGAGAGCCTGCGCGCCAAGGGTTACAGCGTCGCCGTCAACGATCCCTACAAGGGCGCGGAGATCATCCGCACCTGCGGCCGCCCGGCGGAGAACCGCCATTCCCTGCAGATCGAGATGAGCCGCGCTCTCTACATGGACGAGGCGACGATCGCCGCCGGTCCGGGCTACGCCAAGCTGAAAGCCGACCTGCGGCAACTGGTGGCGGAGGTCGCCGCCTGGACCCGGGACGTGAAGGCGGCTTAG
- a CDS encoding autotransporter assembly complex family protein translates to MARPALAGQAPEFVGPSEPAPAAAQEQGILPYRTVVEGVEEGELRTLLEGSSQLIALGEKPPATIAGLRRRAEGDIQRLTAALHSEGYYQPAVDLEIDSEVRPTQVTLRITPGPRYTLQAYDITFDGNPPPAEAEQPRLDEIGIALGMPARAPVVVGAEQSLVSLLQERGYPFAQVRERKTFVNHEKTEMTVRLAIDAGPAAVFGPLSFKGQEEVEADYLHRISEWPQGEPYDRRVVRNLQRRLAATGLFSSANAETAAQPTPDGSLPVTVTLVEREQRSIGGVVNYSSDVGPGAEIFWEHRNLLGRNEKLRVSAIGSLIEQSGDISFRKPAFLQADQDLLADLSGGFEDNDAYERQAVDGLIALERPLFENWRVTGGISLGYEIVDEGADNGEGERQFTLLGLPVTAARDTRDDLLDPASGSRLHFSLTPFTGAGDDTLLFLTAIAGGSAYYALDSDERFILAGRARAGTILGEKNDALPASSRFYAGGGGSVRGYEYQLVGPLDDDQDPFGGTSLLELGGEVRVRVTDEIGIVPFVDGGTVYDEPYFNSGETLRWAAGLGLRYFTGFGPLRLDVAFPLNPRDGVDEAFQFYVSFGQAF, encoded by the coding sequence ATGGCACGGCCCGCGCTGGCTGGGCAGGCCCCTGAGTTCGTCGGCCCCTCGGAACCGGCGCCGGCGGCGGCGCAGGAACAGGGAATCCTGCCCTACCGGACGGTGGTGGAGGGCGTCGAAGAGGGCGAGCTGCGCACGCTTCTGGAAGGCTCGTCCCAGTTGATCGCCCTCGGGGAGAAGCCGCCCGCCACCATCGCCGGCCTGCGCCGGCGGGCGGAGGGCGACATCCAGCGATTGACCGCCGCGCTGCACTCCGAGGGCTACTATCAGCCGGCCGTCGATCTCGAAATCGACAGCGAAGTCAGGCCCACCCAGGTGACGCTGCGCATAACCCCCGGACCGCGCTACACACTCCAAGCCTACGACATCACCTTCGACGGCAACCCGCCGCCGGCCGAGGCCGAGCAACCGCGCCTGGACGAGATCGGCATCGCACTTGGCATGCCGGCGCGCGCGCCCGTCGTGGTCGGCGCGGAGCAAAGCCTGGTCAGCCTGCTGCAGGAACGCGGCTACCCCTTTGCGCAGGTGCGCGAGCGCAAAACCTTCGTCAATCACGAGAAGACCGAGATGACCGTACGGCTGGCTATCGACGCCGGGCCGGCCGCCGTCTTCGGCCCCCTCTCCTTCAAGGGCCAGGAGGAGGTCGAGGCGGACTATCTCCACCGCATCTCCGAATGGCCCCAGGGCGAGCCTTACGACCGGCGGGTGGTCCGCAACCTGCAGCGCCGCCTTGCGGCCACGGGATTATTCTCCTCGGCCAACGCGGAGACTGCAGCGCAGCCCACACCCGACGGAAGCCTGCCCGTCACCGTGACCCTGGTCGAGCGCGAGCAACGCTCCATCGGCGGGGTCGTGAACTACTCCAGCGACGTCGGGCCGGGCGCGGAGATCTTCTGGGAGCACCGCAACCTGCTGGGCCGCAACGAGAAGCTGCGGGTCAGCGCCATCGGATCCCTGATCGAGCAGTCGGGCGACATCAGCTTTCGCAAACCGGCCTTCCTGCAGGCCGACCAGGATCTGCTGGCCGATCTTTCCGGTGGCTTCGAGGACAATGACGCCTACGAACGCCAAGCCGTCGATGGCCTGATCGCCCTGGAACGGCCCCTGTTCGAGAACTGGCGGGTAACGGGCGGCATCTCGCTCGGCTACGAGATCGTCGACGAGGGAGCCGACAACGGCGAAGGCGAACGACAGTTCACGCTCCTGGGCCTGCCGGTGACGGCGGCCCGCGACACCAGGGACGATCTGCTCGACCCGGCGTCCGGCAGCCGCCTGCACTTTTCGCTCACCCCCTTCACCGGGGCCGGCGACGACACTCTGCTGTTCCTCACCGCCATAGCCGGCGGCTCGGCCTACTACGCTCTCGACAGCGACGAGCGCTTCATCCTCGCCGGCCGCGCGCGCGCCGGCACCATTCTCGGCGAGAAGAACGACGCCCTGCCGGCCTCCAGCCGCTTCTATGCCGGCGGCGGCGGGTCGGTCCGCGGCTACGAGTACCAACTCGTCGGCCCCCTGGACGACGACCAGGACCCCTTCGGCGGCACCTCCCTGCTGGAGCTGGGCGGCGAAGTGCGCGTGCGCGTCACCGATGAGATTGGTATCGTACCCTTCGTCGATGGCGGCACGGTCTACGACGAGCCCTACTTCAACAGCGGCGAGACCCTGCGCTGGGCCGCCGGCCTGGGATTGAGGTACTTCACCGGCTTCGGCCCACTGCGCCTGGATGTCGCCTTTCCTCTGAACCCGCGCGACGGCGTCGACGAAGCATTCCAGTTCTACGTGAGCTTCGGACAGGCATTCTGA
- the hydA gene encoding dihydropyrimidinase, with protein MSDYDLIVRGGTLVTASESFAADIAVKDGRIAALGKELGSAGRIIDAGGLLVLPGGVDAHCHVEQESSTRIWTADDFYSGSVSAAFGGTTTFLPFAAQHRGQSLRDVVKDAQERCAPKAVIDYAFHLIISDPTAQVLGQELPALIQDGYTSFKVYMTYDQLKIDDRQILDVLCVARDHGAVTMIHAENNDVISWISERLLERGHGAPKYHAVSHPRIAESEATSRAIQLARLVDTKLLIVHVSAPEAADAILAARNAGLKIYGETCPQYLFLTAEDLDRQGMEGAKFCCSPPPRDEAGQAAIWRGLKNGTFQVFSSDHAPYRMDESGKLKHGPKANFKQIANGVPGLELRLPLLFSEGVGKGRLTVNEFVALTSANPARIYGLHPRKGSLAVGADADLALWDPAWQRRVTYDLLHDNAGYTPYEGMTLTGWPRFVISRGRVIVEEEALQAERGSGLFLDRTPEIEAAGHREPELDPARNFGAELL; from the coding sequence GTGAGCGATTACGACCTGATTGTCCGCGGCGGTACGCTTGTCACCGCCAGCGAGAGCTTCGCCGCCGACATCGCGGTGAAGGACGGACGCATTGCCGCGCTGGGGAAGGAACTCGGCTCCGCCGGACGCATCATCGATGCCGGGGGCCTGCTGGTCTTGCCTGGCGGCGTCGACGCCCACTGCCATGTGGAGCAGGAATCTTCGACGCGCATCTGGACGGCGGACGATTTCTACTCCGGCAGCGTTTCGGCGGCCTTCGGAGGCACCACCACCTTTCTGCCTTTCGCCGCCCAGCATCGCGGGCAGTCTCTTCGCGACGTGGTGAAGGACGCCCAGGAACGCTGCGCGCCCAAGGCGGTGATCGACTATGCCTTTCACCTCATCATCTCGGATCCCACGGCACAGGTTCTGGGCCAGGAACTGCCGGCGCTGATCCAGGACGGATATACATCATTCAAGGTCTATATGACCTACGATCAATTGAAGATCGACGACCGGCAGATCTTGGATGTTCTCTGCGTGGCGCGGGACCACGGCGCCGTCACCATGATCCATGCCGAAAACAACGACGTCATTTCCTGGATCAGCGAACGGCTGCTTGAGCGCGGCCACGGCGCACCGAAGTATCACGCCGTCAGCCATCCGCGAATTGCCGAGAGCGAGGCAACGAGCCGCGCCATCCAACTGGCGCGTCTTGTCGATACCAAGCTGCTCATCGTGCATGTCTCGGCACCGGAGGCGGCCGATGCCATTCTTGCGGCGCGCAACGCGGGCCTGAAGATCTATGGCGAGACCTGCCCGCAGTACCTCTTCCTGACCGCCGAGGACCTGGACCGCCAGGGCATGGAGGGGGCGAAGTTCTGCTGCTCGCCGCCGCCGCGCGACGAAGCCGGACAGGCGGCGATCTGGCGCGGCCTGAAGAACGGCACCTTCCAGGTTTTCTCCTCCGACCATGCGCCTTACCGTATGGACGAAAGCGGCAAGCTGAAGCATGGGCCCAAGGCGAATTTCAAGCAGATCGCCAATGGCGTGCCGGGACTTGAATTGCGCCTGCCGCTTCTCTTTTCCGAGGGAGTCGGCAAGGGCCGTCTGACCGTGAACGAGTTTGTCGCGCTGACGTCGGCCAATCCTGCGAGAATCTATGGCTTGCACCCGCGCAAGGGCAGTCTCGCCGTCGGGGCCGACGCCGACCTGGCGCTCTGGGACCCGGCCTGGCAGCGGCGCGTCACATACGATTTGCTGCACGACAACGCCGGCTATACGCCCTACGAGGGCATGACCCTGACCGGCTGGCCGCGTTTCGTGATCTCCCGCGGGCGGGTGATCGTGGAGGAAGAAGCTTTGCAGGCGGAGCGCGGTTCGGGCCTGTTCCTGGACCGGACTCCGGAGATCGAGGCAGCGGGTCATCGGGAGCCGGAACTCGATCCGGCCCGCAACTTCGGCGCGGAGCTGCTTTAG
- a CDS encoding homocysteine S-methyltransferase family protein: MAKYRDTLPQLSGGGLFLTDGGIETTLIFHDGLDLPYFAAFDLMKDRSGQAALRRYFSTHAAIARDNGHGFILESPTWRASADWGAKLGYTRADMAEVNKQSIALLAELRRTFETERSPMVISGCVGPRGDGYNPGEAMTAEAAQAYHAEQIDAFADTEADMVTAITTTNLPEAIGITRAAQAAGLPVVISFTVETDGTLPSGETLKEAVETVDAETGNGPVYFMINCAHPDHFSRALAAGESWVRRIRGLRANASRLSHAELDEAEELDDGNPEEFGAQHSDLRRLLDHIVVMGGCCGTDHRHIEAICRACAPAKAA, from the coding sequence ATGGCCAAGTACCGAGACACTCTGCCACAGCTTTCCGGTGGCGGACTTTTCCTGACCGACGGTGGGATCGAGACCACGCTCATATTTCACGATGGGCTCGACCTGCCCTATTTCGCCGCCTTCGACCTGATGAAGGATCGCTCGGGCCAGGCGGCCCTACGGCGCTACTTCAGCACCCACGCCGCCATCGCCCGCGACAATGGCCACGGCTTCATCCTGGAGAGCCCGACCTGGCGCGCTTCCGCCGACTGGGGCGCCAAGCTGGGCTACACCAGGGCCGACATGGCGGAGGTCAACAAGCAGTCCATCGCCTTGCTGGCGGAGCTGCGCCGCACCTTCGAGACCGAGCGGTCGCCGATGGTGATCAGCGGCTGCGTCGGCCCGCGCGGCGACGGCTACAACCCGGGCGAGGCGATGACCGCCGAGGCGGCGCAGGCCTATCACGCCGAACAGATCGACGCCTTCGCCGACACCGAGGCCGACATGGTTACCGCCATCACCACGACCAACCTGCCCGAGGCCATCGGCATCACCCGCGCCGCCCAGGCCGCCGGCCTGCCGGTGGTGATCTCCTTCACCGTGGAGACCGACGGGACCCTGCCGTCCGGTGAGACCCTGAAGGAAGCCGTCGAGACGGTGGATGCGGAGACCGGCAACGGCCCCGTCTACTTCATGATCAACTGCGCCCATCCCGATCACTTCAGCCGGGCGCTGGCCGCCGGCGAAAGCTGGGTGCGGCGGATCCGGGGGCTGCGCGCCAACGCCTCGCGGCTCAGCCATGCCGAGCTCGACGAAGCCGAGGAATTGGACGACGGCAATCCCGAGGAGTTCGGCGCGCAGCACAGCGACCTTCGCCGTCTGCTCGACCACATCGTCGTGATGGGCGGCTGCTGTGGCACCGACCACCGCCATATCGAGGCGATCTGCCGCGCCTGCGCGCCTGCCAAGGCGGCTTAG
- a CDS encoding dihydrodipicolinate synthase family protein, translating to MRISEETKGVYIISATPFAEDGTLDLASTDSLVDFYLRSGVHGMTILGIMGEAPKLTPEESVTFLTRVLDRAAGRLPVIVGVSNAGLDNLARLAHTAMDKGAAGVMVAPFPGLNTEAKVLSYFAQVCDALGADVPLVYQDYPQTTNAPVSVATLNTLIDRHPQMVMLKHEDSPGLAKITGLRQSAEKDGRRRISILVGNGGIHYPQELARGVDGAMTGFAFPEMLVQVYGLFTAGKQAAAEDLFDAYLPLVRHELQPGLGLALRKEVLRRRGAIASAKVRAPGPNLSAEDQAELTHLIDRLEARLSTLGLAA from the coding sequence ATGCGCATTTCAGAGGAAACCAAGGGCGTCTACATCATCTCGGCGACGCCTTTCGCCGAGGACGGAACGCTGGACCTCGCCAGCACCGACTCTCTGGTCGATTTTTACCTCAGAAGCGGCGTCCATGGCATGACCATCCTGGGAATCATGGGGGAAGCGCCGAAGCTGACCCCCGAAGAATCGGTGACCTTTCTGACCCGGGTCCTGGACCGCGCCGCTGGCCGGCTGCCGGTTATCGTCGGGGTCAGCAATGCCGGCCTCGACAACCTGGCCCGCCTTGCCCATACGGCCATGGACAAGGGGGCGGCCGGGGTCATGGTGGCGCCCTTTCCGGGGCTGAACACCGAGGCCAAGGTGTTGAGCTACTTCGCCCAGGTCTGCGACGCCTTGGGCGCGGACGTGCCGCTGGTCTATCAGGACTACCCTCAGACCACCAACGCGCCGGTGTCCGTGGCGACGCTCAATACCTTGATCGACCGCCATCCGCAGATGGTCATGCTGAAGCACGAAGACTCGCCGGGCCTGGCCAAGATCACCGGGCTGCGCCAGAGCGCAGAGAAAGACGGGCGGCGTCGCATCTCCATCCTGGTCGGCAACGGCGGCATTCATTACCCGCAGGAACTGGCGCGCGGCGTTGACGGCGCGATGACCGGCTTCGCCTTTCCGGAAATGCTGGTGCAGGTCTATGGCCTCTTCACGGCCGGTAAGCAGGCTGCGGCGGAAGATCTCTTCGACGCTTATCTGCCTCTGGTGCGCCATGAGCTGCAACCGGGGCTGGGTCTTGCCCTCCGCAAGGAGGTGCTGCGCCGCCGCGGCGCCATTGCTTCCGCCAAGGTGCGCGCGCCGGGGCCGAACCTCTCCGCCGAGGATCAAGCCGAGCTCACACACCTGATCGACCGCCTCGAAGCGCGGCTCTCCACCCTCGGGCTCGCGGCGTGA